From a region of the Microcoleus sp. bin38.metabat.b11b12b14.051 genome:
- a CDS encoding KTSC domain-containing protein, protein MNPLFPGAETCKGREILRQDKSLLTNPMKLSKIDLSNVLAVGHSNGQLGLLIDRGEAVELIEIAAPEAAMHGLQMVDFIANTDAAELNGGIELTEIAPGCEPIAMMSVDSAMARAIGYNEDDRVLQIEFSSGSVYQYSDVEPEIWESLQDTDSTGRFFNSEIKGAYSSLRLDESP, encoded by the coding sequence ATGAATCCACTATTTCCCGGTGCCGAAACTTGCAAAGGGCGGGAGATATTGAGGCAAGACAAATCCTTGTTGACAAATCCCATGAAACTATCCAAAATTGACTTGAGCAATGTCCTAGCGGTGGGTCACTCTAACGGCCAGTTAGGACTGTTGATCGATCGCGGTGAAGCAGTCGAATTGATCGAAATTGCCGCACCTGAAGCTGCCATGCACGGCCTGCAAATGGTTGATTTCATCGCCAATACAGATGCTGCCGAACTCAATGGCGGTATTGAATTAACAGAAATTGCTCCGGGCTGCGAACCGATTGCGATGATGTCGGTTGATTCGGCCATGGCTAGGGCGATCGGATACAATGAAGACGATCGAGTTTTGCAAATAGAATTTAGCAGCGGGTCAGTCTATCAATACAGCGACGTAGAACCGGAAATTTGGGAATCTCTGCAAGATACTGATTCTACAGGCAGGTTTTTTAACTCCGAGATCAAAGGTGCTTATTCGAGCCTGCGCCTAGATGAATCGCCCTAA